In Streptomyces chartreusis NRRL 3882, the following are encoded in one genomic region:
- a CDS encoding ion channel protein, which yields MPVVDTEQQAPSVTPSTPARVLLPSVLPAVAVGVMSSLLLVGVEVAAEELQGVLWKTVPDALGIGRYSVAWMFAMLVATGVAVGLVVWKVPGHAGPDPATVGLDAPVLPPVVLPGLLLATALTLAGGPSLGPENPIIAVNVGLAVWLGSRAIPRAPGRIWPALAEAATIGALFGTPVAAALVISEVLSRQETRGLLWDNLFAPLTAAAAGALTARLIDRPSFDLDLPSFGRPGWADLLAAVVVAAAGALLGMCAVRAFPHVHGVFRRLRHPMLMLPAGGAVLGALAALGGHLTLFKGLDEVAELAHDPDGWSAGEFAVMTVVKLAALLVAASCGFRGGRIFPAVFAGTALGLCAHALVSGVHPSVGVSAGVLGMLLAITRQGWISLFVAAVLIDSPEILALLCVASLPAWLLVTGRPQMQLHPDGTPVR from the coding sequence GTGCCCGTGGTCGACACCGAGCAGCAGGCACCTTCCGTCACTCCGTCGACCCCCGCGCGCGTGCTGCTGCCGTCGGTCCTGCCCGCCGTGGCCGTCGGTGTCATGTCCAGCCTGCTCCTGGTGGGGGTGGAGGTCGCCGCCGAGGAACTCCAGGGCGTGCTGTGGAAGACCGTCCCGGACGCCCTCGGCATCGGCCGGTACTCCGTGGCGTGGATGTTCGCGATGCTCGTCGCGACCGGTGTCGCCGTCGGGCTGGTGGTGTGGAAGGTGCCGGGGCACGCGGGACCGGATCCGGCGACCGTGGGGCTGGACGCGCCGGTCCTGCCGCCCGTGGTGCTGCCGGGGTTGCTGCTGGCGACCGCGCTGACGCTGGCCGGCGGGCCGAGCCTGGGCCCCGAGAACCCGATCATCGCCGTGAACGTCGGCCTGGCGGTCTGGCTGGGCAGCCGGGCGATCCCCCGGGCGCCGGGCCGGATCTGGCCGGCCCTGGCGGAGGCGGCGACGATCGGCGCGCTGTTCGGCACGCCCGTGGCGGCCGCCCTGGTGATCTCCGAGGTGCTGTCCCGGCAGGAGACGCGCGGTCTGCTCTGGGACAACCTCTTCGCGCCGCTGACCGCCGCCGCGGCCGGTGCCCTGACCGCCAGACTGATCGACCGCCCGAGCTTCGACCTGGACCTGCCGTCCTTCGGCCGGCCGGGCTGGGCGGACCTGCTGGCGGCCGTCGTGGTCGCCGCGGCGGGCGCGCTGCTCGGCATGTGCGCCGTGCGCGCGTTCCCGCACGTCCACGGTGTCTTCCGCCGGCTGCGGCACCCGATGCTGATGCTCCCGGCGGGCGGGGCCGTACTGGGTGCTCTCGCGGCCCTGGGCGGCCATCTGACGCTGTTCAAGGGGCTCGACGAGGTCGCCGAGCTGGCACACGACCCGGACGGCTGGTCGGCCGGGGAGTTCGCCGTCATGACGGTGGTGAAGCTGGCCGCGCTGCTCGTCGCCGCGTCCTGCGGGTTCCGCGGGGGGCGCATCTTCCCGGCCGTGTTCGCCGGCACGGCCCTCGGGCTGTGCGCGCACGCCCTGGTGTCCGGGGTGCATCCGTCGGTGGGGGTGTCCGCCGGTGTGCTCGGGATGCTGCTGGCCATCACCCGGCAGGGCTGGATCAGCCTGTTCGTCGCCGCGGTGCTGATCGATTCGCCGGAGATCCTCGCCCTGCTGTGCGTCGCCTCGCTGCCGGCCTGGCTGCTGGTGACGGGCCGGCCGCAGATGCAGCTGCACCCGGACGGCACGCCCGTCCGCTGA
- a CDS encoding YbjQ family protein, producing MGIDEYGGGQGPRPDVLVVTTNDVPGHRVQEVLGEVFGLTVRSRHLGSQIGAGLKSMVGGELRGLTKTLVQTRNQAMERLVEQARARGANGVLAFRFDVTEAADVGTEVCAYGTAVVLARE from the coding sequence ATGGGCATCGATGAATACGGCGGCGGACAAGGCCCTCGGCCCGACGTCCTTGTCGTCACCACGAACGACGTACCCGGCCACCGCGTGCAGGAAGTACTCGGCGAGGTCTTCGGACTGACCGTGCGCTCCCGGCACCTGGGGAGCCAGATCGGCGCCGGGCTGAAGTCGATGGTCGGCGGCGAGCTGCGCGGGCTCACCAAGACGCTCGTGCAGACCCGCAACCAGGCCATGGAACGACTCGTCGAACAGGCACGCGCGCGTGGAGCCAACGGCGTGCTCGCGTTCCGCTTCGACGTGACGGAGGCGGCGGACGTGGGCACCGAGGTGTGCGCGTACGGCACGGCGGTGGTCCTGGCCCGGGAGTGA
- the dacB gene encoding D-alanyl-D-alanine carboxypeptidase/D-alanyl-D-alanine-endopeptidase: protein MVVPELRPWRAARPHVVRIAEAVRPRLARAVAAAKPRVARLVRAGKPQVARVTRPKTWPYTAGAATAGLALAAGVVTAAGPWDSSGQRTAERDRAAALGRTGGTDHGRVPGAPAQPRPAPSAGPVLTGLGGVSTVRSAPGGKALAKTLTPLLKDPALGPRPAAAVVDVTTGRRLYGTDSDAPLIPASTTKIATAVAALSAMGADHRLTTRAALEPDTNEVVLVGGGDPTLTAREASDGSASLRVLADRTAAALAQRGVRDVTLSYDTTRYAGTQKHPIGVNPNLAPVSPLMVDEGRTDDSTSGPVTRVTDPAADAGRRFGDLLKSRGIKTTAPGPSKATARAKTLATVDSPPLSALVERMLTNSDNDIAEALARQTAIATGHPADFAGADRAINDRLRRLGLPLEGAAFKDGSGLDRADRLTADLLTALLAKAADPAHPELRPALTGLPVAGFTGTLTTRYKDGAAGVVRAKTGTLTGVNTLAGTVVDQDGRLLAFAFMANNTNDPEAAQTALDRAATTLAACGCR from the coding sequence GTGGTCGTGCCGGAGCTGCGTCCTTGGCGGGCCGCGAGGCCGCACGTGGTGCGGATCGCGGAGGCCGTACGACCGCGCCTGGCCAGGGCCGTCGCGGCCGCGAAACCACGGGTCGCGCGGCTCGTCCGAGCCGGAAAGCCGCAGGTCGCGCGGGTCACACGGCCGAAGACCTGGCCGTACACCGCGGGCGCCGCCACCGCCGGCCTCGCACTGGCTGCCGGTGTGGTGACCGCCGCCGGCCCCTGGGACTCCTCGGGTCAGCGTACGGCCGAGCGGGACCGGGCCGCGGCCCTGGGCCGCACGGGTGGCACAGATCACGGCCGGGTCCCCGGCGCGCCCGCGCAGCCCCGGCCCGCCCCCAGCGCCGGGCCCGTGCTGACCGGCCTCGGCGGCGTCAGCACCGTGAGGTCCGCCCCGGGCGGCAAGGCCCTCGCGAAGACCCTCACGCCCCTGCTGAAGGACCCGGCGCTCGGCCCCCGGCCGGCAGCGGCGGTCGTGGACGTCACGACCGGCAGGCGCCTGTACGGCACGGACTCGGACGCCCCGCTCATCCCGGCCTCGACGACGAAGATCGCCACGGCCGTCGCCGCGCTGTCCGCGATGGGCGCCGACCACCGCCTCACCACCCGAGCCGCGCTGGAACCCGACACGAACGAAGTCGTCCTGGTCGGCGGCGGCGACCCCACCCTCACGGCCCGCGAGGCCTCCGACGGCTCGGCCAGTCTGCGGGTCCTGGCCGACCGGACGGCCGCGGCCCTGGCCCAACGTGGCGTCCGCGACGTCACGCTCTCCTACGACACGACCCGCTACGCGGGCACCCAGAAGCACCCGATCGGGGTCAACCCCAACCTCGCCCCCGTCAGCCCTCTGATGGTTGACGAGGGCCGCACGGACGACTCGACCAGCGGCCCGGTCACCCGCGTGACCGACCCGGCCGCCGACGCGGGCCGCCGCTTCGGGGACCTCCTGAAGTCCCGCGGCATCAAGACCACGGCCCCCGGCCCCTCGAAGGCCACGGCCCGCGCGAAGACCCTGGCCACCGTGGACTCGCCCCCGCTCTCGGCCCTCGTCGAACGGATGCTGACCAACAGCGACAACGACATCGCCGAGGCCCTCGCCCGCCAGACGGCGATCGCCACGGGCCACCCGGCCGACTTCGCCGGCGCCGACCGGGCGATCAACGACCGGCTCCGCAGACTCGGGCTGCCCCTCGAGGGCGCCGCCTTCAAGGACGGCAGCGGCCTGGACCGCGCCGACCGACTCACCGCCGACCTCCTCACCGCCCTCCTGGCCAAGGCCGCCGACCCCGCCCACCCCGAACTCCGCCCGGCCCTCACCGGCCTCCCCGTGGCCGGGTTCACGGGCACCCTGACCACCCGCTACAAGGACGGCGCAGCCGGCGTCGTCCGCGCCAAGACAGGCACCCTGACCGGCGTGAACACCCTCGCGGGCACGGTCGTCGACCAGGACGGCCGCCTGCTGGCCTTCGCCTTCATGGCCAACAACACGAACGACCCAGAAGCGGCCCAGACGGCCCTGGACAGGGCGGCGACGACCCTGGCGGCCTGCGGCTGCCGGTAG
- the tilS gene encoding tRNA lysidine(34) synthetase TilS — MGPHPAVAAIRLAVRRVLHDLLTEHHSATAAPPHAPSHEPPPPPLVLVACSGGADSMALASALAFESPKLGIRAGGVTVDHGLQPGSDVRAAEVVQRLRELGLDPVDSVAVTVGRAGGPEAAARDARYAALDTAAERHGAAAVLLGHTRDDQAETVLLGLARGSGIRSLSGMAAVSGADGRYRRPFLELDRQTARKACMVQSLPVWDDPHNADPAYTRSRLRHEGLPALEKALGKGVVEALARTAQLSRDDADALDSWAARAEATVRDAAGQLECAKLYALPPAVRRRVLRRAAIAAGAPAGSLFARHLEEVDRLITGWRGQGAINLPGKVVARRQGGRLVIRQG, encoded by the coding sequence ATGGGTCCCCATCCTGCGGTCGCGGCGATACGCCTGGCGGTCCGCCGCGTCCTCCACGACCTGCTCACCGAACACCACAGCGCCACCGCCGCACCCCCGCACGCCCCCTCGCACGAGCCGCCGCCCCCGCCGCTCGTGCTCGTGGCATGCTCCGGCGGCGCCGACTCCATGGCCCTCGCCTCCGCCCTCGCCTTCGAGTCCCCCAAGCTCGGCATCAGAGCCGGCGGCGTGACCGTCGACCACGGCCTCCAGCCCGGCTCGGACGTACGGGCCGCGGAAGTCGTCCAGCGCCTGCGCGAACTCGGCCTCGACCCCGTCGACTCCGTCGCCGTGACCGTCGGCCGCGCGGGCGGCCCCGAAGCCGCCGCCCGCGACGCCCGCTACGCCGCACTCGACACCGCCGCCGAACGCCACGGCGCCGCCGCGGTCCTGCTCGGCCACACGCGGGACGACCAGGCCGAAACCGTCCTGCTCGGCCTCGCCCGCGGCTCCGGCATCCGCTCGCTGTCCGGAATGGCCGCGGTCTCGGGGGCCGACGGCCGTTACCGCCGCCCCTTCCTGGAACTCGACCGGCAGACCGCCCGCAAGGCCTGCATGGTCCAGTCCCTGCCCGTCTGGGACGACCCCCACAACGCCGACCCGGCCTACACCCGCTCCCGGCTGCGCCACGAGGGCCTGCCCGCCCTGGAGAAGGCCCTCGGCAAGGGCGTCGTCGAGGCCCTCGCCCGCACGGCTCAGCTCTCCCGCGACGACGCCGACGCCCTGGACTCCTGGGCCGCCCGGGCGGAGGCCACCGTCCGCGACGCCGCCGGGCAGCTGGAGTGCGCGAAGCTCTACGCCCTGCCGCCCGCCGTACGCCGCCGGGTGCTGCGCCGGGCCGCCATCGCAGCCGGTGCCCCGGCCGGTTCGCTGTTCGCCCGGCACCTCGAGGAAGTCGACCGGTTGATCACCGGCTGGCGCGGTCAGGGTGCCATCAACCTCCCCGGCAAGGTCGTGGCCCGGCGGCAGGGTGGCAGACTGGTGATTCGGCAAGGCTGA
- the hpt gene encoding hypoxanthine phosphoribosyltransferase produces MRVDAKDMGADLQQVLITKEEIDAKLAELAAKIDAEYAGKDLLIVGVLKGAVMVMADLARALSTPLTMDWMAVSSYGAGTQSSGVVRILKDLDTDIKGKHVLIVEDIIDSGLTLSWLISNLGSREPASLKVCTLLRKPEAAKVAIDVEWVGFDIPNEFVVGYGLDYAEKYRNLPFVGTLAPHVYGG; encoded by the coding sequence ATGCGGGTGGACGCGAAAGACATGGGTGCCGACCTTCAGCAGGTACTCATCACCAAGGAAGAGATCGACGCCAAGCTGGCCGAGCTGGCCGCGAAGATCGACGCGGAGTACGCGGGCAAGGACCTCCTGATCGTCGGCGTCCTCAAGGGCGCGGTGATGGTCATGGCCGATCTCGCCCGGGCGCTGTCCACCCCCCTCACCATGGACTGGATGGCCGTATCCTCGTACGGGGCGGGCACCCAGTCCTCCGGTGTGGTGCGGATCCTCAAGGACCTCGACACCGACATCAAGGGCAAGCACGTCCTCATCGTCGAGGACATCATCGACTCCGGCCTGACCCTGTCCTGGCTGATCTCCAACCTCGGCTCGCGCGAGCCCGCCTCCCTCAAGGTGTGCACGCTGCTGCGCAAGCCCGAGGCCGCGAAGGTCGCCATCGACGTGGAATGGGTCGGGTTCGACATCCCCAACGAATTCGTCGTCGGCTACGGCCTCGACTACGCCGAGAAGTACCGCAACCTCCCGTTCGTCGGTACGCTCGCGCCCCACGTGTACGGCGGCTGA
- a CDS encoding zinc-dependent metalloprotease has translation MTSIGGASTGMVDWNLAVATATRLVRPGPEVSRDEARAVVAELRRHAKASEGHVRGFTRLGTEEGHDTPVLVVDRPGWIRANVAGFRELLKPLLDKMQDRRGNTPGGAVMSAVGGKVTGVELGMLLSFLASRVLGQYETFAPATRQLPAGENGGGRLLLVAPNIVHVERELDVDPHDFRLWVCLHEETHRTQFTAVPWLRDHLEGEIQSFLGETDVDPMTVLERVREAAQSLAGGRPEAEEDDGGRSLVEIVQTPAQREILGRLTAVMSLLEGHADFVMDGVGPDVVPTVGEIREKFQQRRAKGASRLDLALRKLLGLDAKLRQYRDGERFVRAVVDEVGMDGFNRVWTSPNTLPTKAEIAKPADWIARVHRRTE, from the coding sequence ATGACGAGCATCGGTGGTGCTTCAACCGGCATGGTCGACTGGAATCTCGCGGTCGCGACCGCGACCCGGCTCGTACGGCCGGGCCCCGAGGTCAGCCGCGACGAGGCCCGGGCCGTCGTCGCGGAGCTGCGAAGGCATGCCAAGGCCTCGGAGGGACACGTCCGGGGCTTCACTCGTCTGGGCACGGAGGAGGGCCACGACACCCCCGTCCTGGTCGTCGACCGCCCGGGCTGGATCCGGGCGAACGTCGCCGGCTTCCGGGAACTGCTGAAGCCCCTGCTCGACAAGATGCAGGACCGGCGCGGCAACACCCCCGGCGGCGCGGTGATGAGCGCCGTCGGCGGCAAGGTCACCGGCGTGGAGCTCGGCATGCTCCTGTCCTTCCTGGCCTCCCGCGTCCTCGGCCAGTACGAGACCTTCGCCCCGGCCACACGCCAGCTCCCGGCCGGGGAGAACGGCGGCGGCCGGCTCCTGCTCGTCGCCCCGAACATCGTGCACGTGGAGCGCGAACTCGATGTCGACCCGCACGACTTCAGGCTCTGGGTGTGCCTGCACGAGGAGACGCACCGCACGCAGTTCACGGCCGTGCCCTGGCTGCGCGACCACCTCGAGGGAGAGATCCAGTCCTTCCTGGGCGAGACCGACGTCGACCCCATGACCGTCCTGGAACGCGTACGGGAGGCCGCACAGAGCCTCGCCGGGGGCCGCCCCGAGGCCGAGGAGGACGACGGCGGCCGCTCCCTCGTCGAGATCGTGCAGACGCCCGCCCAGCGCGAGATCCTCGGCCGCCTCACGGCCGTGATGTCCCTGCTGGAGGGCCACGCCGACTTCGTGATGGACGGCGTCGGACCGGACGTCGTACCGACCGTCGGGGAGATCCGCGAGAAGTTCCAGCAGCGCCGCGCCAAGGGCGCCTCCCGGCTGGACCTGGCCCTGCGCAAGCTGCTCGGCCTGGACGCCAAGCTCCGCCAGTACCGGGACGGCGAACGCTTCGTACGGGCCGTCGTCGACGAGGTCGGCATGGACGGCTTCAACCGCGTGTGGACCTCGCCCAACACCCTCCCCACCAAGGCGGAGATCGCCAAACCGGCGGACTGGATCGCGCGGGTGCATCGCAGGACCGAGTAG
- a CDS encoding DedA family protein, with amino-acid sequence MTTLALGPEWLSPDYLISTFSLPGILLIVFAESGLFAFLPGDSLLFTAGLFVAEGTYITQPLWLVCTLIVIAAVAGDQVGYMIGKFLGPKLFNRPNSKLFKQENLDKAHEFMEKYGPKAIVLARFVPIVRTFAPIVAGAGRMKYRTFVTYNVIGGIAWGTGVTLAGYWLGQIDFIKKNVESILILIVLLSVVPIIVEYLRDRSKKKRAASEAPAAQPHPPVMDDATTQLRRITPDDQPHQQPQQPPYGSPNGYNDQQYYGQYPQAPGYGQQQPYGTQQGGGQPPYNGGY; translated from the coding sequence GTGACCACGCTTGCGCTCGGCCCCGAGTGGCTCAGCCCGGACTACCTGATCTCGACGTTCAGCCTGCCGGGCATCCTGCTCATCGTCTTCGCGGAGTCGGGTCTCTTCGCGTTCCTGCCCGGCGACTCCCTGCTGTTCACGGCGGGCCTCTTCGTCGCCGAGGGCACCTACATCACGCAGCCCCTGTGGCTGGTCTGCACGCTCATCGTGATCGCCGCCGTCGCCGGCGACCAAGTGGGCTACATGATCGGCAAGTTCCTGGGCCCGAAGCTCTTCAACAGGCCGAACTCCAAGCTCTTCAAACAGGAGAACCTGGACAAGGCCCACGAATTCATGGAGAAGTACGGCCCCAAGGCGATCGTCCTGGCCCGCTTCGTCCCGATCGTGCGCACCTTCGCCCCCATCGTGGCCGGCGCCGGCCGCATGAAGTACCGCACGTTCGTCACGTACAACGTCATCGGCGGCATCGCCTGGGGCACCGGCGTCACCCTGGCGGGCTACTGGCTCGGTCAGATCGACTTCATCAAGAAGAACGTCGAGTCGATCCTCATCCTGATCGTCCTGCTCTCGGTCGTCCCGATCATCGTCGAGTACCTCCGCGACCGCTCCAAGAAGAAGCGCGCCGCGTCCGAGGCCCCGGCGGCCCAGCCCCATCCCCCCGTCATGGACGACGCGACGACCCAGCTCCGCCGCATCACCCCGGATGACCAGCCCCACCAGCAGCCGCAGCAGCCCCCGTACGGCAGCCCGAACGGTTACAACGACCAGCAGTACTACGGCCAGTACCCCCAGGCCCCGGGCTACGGCCAGCAGCAGCCCTACGGCACCCAGCAGGGCGGGGGCCAGCCCCCGTACAACGGGGGTTACTGA
- a CDS encoding inorganic diphosphatase, translating into MEFDVTIEIPKGSRNKYEVDHETGRIRLDRRLFTSTAYPTDYGFVENTLGEDGDPLDALVILDEPTFPGCLIKCRAIGMFRMTDEAGGDDKLLCVPATDPRVEHLRDIHHVSEFDRLEIQHFFEVYKDLEPGKSVEGANWVGRTDAEIEIERSYKRFKEQGGH; encoded by the coding sequence GTGGAGTTCGACGTCACGATCGAGATTCCGAAGGGTTCGCGCAACAAGTACGAGGTGGACCACGAGACCGGTCGTATCCGCCTGGACCGGCGACTCTTCACCTCGACCGCCTACCCGACCGACTACGGCTTCGTCGAGAACACCCTCGGCGAGGACGGCGACCCGCTGGACGCGCTGGTCATCCTGGACGAGCCGACGTTCCCGGGCTGCCTCATCAAGTGCCGGGCCATCGGCATGTTCCGGATGACGGACGAGGCCGGCGGCGACGACAAGCTGCTGTGCGTGCCGGCGACGGACCCGCGCGTGGAGCACCTGCGGGACATCCACCACGTGTCGGAGTTCGACCGCCTGGAGATCCAGCACTTCTTCGAGGTCTACAAGGACCTGGAGCCCGGCAAGTCGGTCGAGGGCGCCAACTGGGTGGGCCGTACGGACGCCGAGATCGAGATCGAGCGGTCCTACAAGCGCTTCAAGGAGCAGGGCGGTCACTGA
- a CDS encoding threonine/serine ThrE exporter family protein, giving the protein MTDAEDRKPKSDEARSAFMPPPGAAVDGDMSTTSEFAIPEGLAVPRTTGTESETTSEFVFPKGLDVPQAPAAEPEGSAFNPPRTYSAKNAPPAFTPPTGIPVISLTKDVPWQDRMRTMLRMPVAERPAPEPAHKAEEDEGPAVPRVLDLTLRIGELLLAGGEGAEDVEAAMFAVCRSYGLDRCEPNVTFTLLSISHQPSLVDDPVTASRTVRRRGTDYTRLAAVYQLVDDLSDPEAQISLEEAYGRLAEIRRNRHPYPGWVLTAASGLLAGSASVLVGGDLIVFFAAVLGAMLGDRLAWLCAGRGLPEFYQFTVAATPPAAIGIALALAHVDVEASAVITGGLFALLPGRALVAGVQDGLTGYYITASARLLEVMYFFVGIVVGVLVMLYVGVQLGARLTPEAALSTDPRPLLQIGASMLLSLAFAILLQQERSTVLAVTLNGGVAWSVYGAMHYTGEFSPVASTAVAAGLVGLFGQLLSRYRFASALPYTTAAIGPLLPGSASYFGLLSISQNNVDAGLVWLSKAVALAMAIAIGVNLGTEISRLFMRIGSAEKRRAAKRTRGF; this is encoded by the coding sequence GTGACGGACGCGGAGGACCGCAAGCCGAAGTCGGACGAGGCGAGGAGCGCCTTCATGCCTCCGCCCGGGGCCGCCGTCGACGGGGACATGTCGACGACGTCGGAGTTCGCGATCCCGGAGGGGCTGGCCGTGCCCCGAACGACCGGTACGGAGTCGGAGACGACGTCCGAGTTCGTCTTCCCCAAGGGACTCGACGTCCCGCAGGCGCCCGCGGCGGAGCCGGAGGGTTCGGCGTTCAACCCGCCGAGGACCTACAGCGCCAAAAACGCCCCGCCCGCCTTCACGCCGCCGACCGGCATCCCCGTGATCAGTCTGACCAAGGACGTGCCCTGGCAGGACCGGATGCGCACGATGCTGCGGATGCCGGTGGCCGAGCGGCCCGCGCCGGAGCCCGCGCACAAGGCGGAGGAGGACGAGGGTCCGGCTGTTCCGCGTGTGCTCGACCTGACGCTGCGTATCGGTGAACTGCTGCTGGCGGGCGGCGAGGGCGCCGAGGACGTGGAGGCGGCGATGTTCGCCGTCTGCCGGTCCTACGGCCTGGACCGCTGCGAGCCGAACGTCACCTTCACCCTGCTGTCGATCTCCCACCAGCCGTCCCTGGTCGACGACCCCGTGACGGCGTCCCGGACGGTACGCCGCCGGGGCACCGACTACACGCGTCTGGCGGCCGTGTACCAGCTGGTGGACGACCTCAGCGACCCGGAGGCGCAGATCTCCCTGGAGGAGGCCTACGGGCGACTCGCCGAGATCCGCCGCAACCGGCACCCCTATCCCGGCTGGGTACTGACCGCCGCAAGCGGGCTGCTGGCGGGCTCGGCATCGGTGCTGGTCGGTGGTGACCTGATCGTCTTCTTCGCGGCCGTGCTGGGCGCGATGCTCGGCGACCGGCTGGCTTGGCTGTGCGCGGGGCGCGGGCTGCCGGAGTTCTACCAGTTCACGGTCGCCGCGACGCCTCCGGCCGCGATCGGGATCGCGCTGGCGCTGGCGCACGTGGATGTCGAGGCGTCCGCGGTGATCACTGGTGGGCTGTTCGCGCTGCTGCCCGGGCGGGCGTTGGTGGCGGGCGTGCAGGACGGTCTGACCGGCTACTACATCACGGCGTCCGCACGGCTGCTGGAAGTCATGTACTTCTTCGTGGGCATCGTCGTCGGAGTGCTGGTGATGCTCTACGTCGGCGTCCAGTTGGGCGCCCGCCTCACCCCCGAGGCGGCTCTGAGTACCGATCCACGGCCGCTGTTGCAGATCGGCGCGTCGATGCTGTTGTCCCTGGCCTTCGCGATACTGCTTCAGCAGGAACGATCCACCGTGCTGGCGGTGACGTTGAACGGCGGTGTCGCGTGGTCGGTGTACGGCGCGATGCACTACACGGGCGAATTCTCGCCGGTTGCCTCGACGGCGGTTGCGGCGGGGCTGGTGGGGCTGTTCGGGCAGTTGCTGTCCCGGTACCGGTTCGCGTCGGCGCTCCCGTACACGACGGCGGCCATCGGGCCCCTGCTGCCCGGTTCCGCGTCGTACTTCGGGCTGTTGTCGATCTCGCAGAACAATGTCGACGCGGGGCTGGTGTGGCTGTCGAAGGCCGTGGCGCTGGCGATGGCCATCGCGATCGGAGTGAACCTGGGAACGGAAATCTCGCGGCTATTCATGCGGATCGGGTCTGCCGAGAAGCGGCGGGCCGCCAAGCGGACCAGGGGTTTCTAG
- a CDS encoding glutamate decarboxylase: MPLNEGPRQTGERRLSVNPFYGPANPVGDMAEAPPTHRLPEQPMAPATAHQLVRDELMLDGNARLNLATFVTTWMEPEAGVLMAECRDKNMIDKDEYPRTAELERRCVAMLADLWHAPDPAAAVGCSTTGSSEACMLAGMALKRRWARRNADRYPGARPNLVMGVNVQVCWEKFCTFWEVEARLVPMEGERFHLDPQAAAELCDENTIGVVGILGSTFDGSYEPVAELCAALDAVQERTGLDIPVHVDGASGAMVAPFLDEDLVWDFRLPRVASINTSGHKYGLVYPGVGWALWRDAEALPEELVFRVNYLGGDMPTFALNFSRPGAQVVAQYYTFLRLGREGYRAVQQAARDVATGLAARIEALGDFRLLTRGDQLPVFAFTTAPDVTAYDVFDVSRRLREHGWLVPAYTFPANREDLSVLRVVCRNGFSADLAELLTEDLERLLPELRRQPRPFTRDKDAATSFHH; encoded by the coding sequence TTGCCGCTCAACGAAGGCCCCCGCCAGACCGGCGAACGCCGTCTGTCCGTCAATCCCTTCTACGGCCCCGCCAACCCGGTCGGCGACATGGCCGAGGCCCCGCCCACGCACCGGCTCCCGGAGCAGCCCATGGCGCCGGCGACCGCCCACCAGCTGGTGCGCGACGAGCTGATGCTCGACGGCAACGCGCGGCTGAACCTCGCCACCTTCGTCACCACCTGGATGGAGCCGGAGGCCGGGGTGCTGATGGCGGAGTGCCGGGACAAGAACATGATCGACAAGGACGAGTACCCGCGCACGGCCGAACTGGAGCGGCGGTGCGTGGCGATGCTCGCCGACCTGTGGCACGCGCCCGATCCGGCGGCGGCCGTGGGCTGTTCGACGACCGGGTCGAGCGAGGCGTGCATGCTCGCCGGGATGGCGCTGAAGCGGCGCTGGGCGCGGCGCAACGCCGACCGGTACCCGGGGGCGCGGCCCAATCTGGTGATGGGCGTGAACGTGCAGGTCTGCTGGGAGAAGTTCTGCACCTTCTGGGAGGTCGAGGCCCGGCTGGTCCCCATGGAGGGCGAGCGCTTCCACCTGGACCCGCAGGCCGCGGCCGAGCTGTGCGACGAGAACACCATCGGGGTCGTCGGCATCCTGGGCTCGACCTTCGACGGGTCCTACGAGCCGGTCGCCGAGCTGTGCGCGGCGCTGGACGCGGTGCAGGAGCGGACGGGGCTCGACATCCCCGTGCATGTCGACGGGGCGTCCGGCGCCATGGTCGCGCCGTTCCTCGACGAGGACCTGGTGTGGGACTTCCGGCTGCCGAGGGTGGCGTCGATCAACACCTCGGGTCACAAGTACGGGCTCGTCTACCCGGGCGTCGGCTGGGCGCTGTGGCGGGACGCCGAGGCGCTGCCGGAGGAGCTGGTGTTCCGGGTGAACTACCTGGGCGGCGACATGCCGACGTTCGCGCTCAACTTCTCCCGGCCGGGCGCGCAGGTCGTGGCGCAGTACTACACGTTCCTGCGGCTGGGCCGGGAGGGCTACCGGGCCGTGCAGCAGGCCGCGCGGGACGTGGCCACGGGGCTCGCCGCGCGGATCGAGGCACTGGGCGACTTCCGGTTGCTGACCCGGGGCGACCAGTTGCCGGTGTTCGCGTTCACGACCGCGCCGGACGTGACGGCGTACGACGTCTTCGACGTCTCGCGGCGGCTGCGGGAGCACGGCTGGCTGGTGCCCGCGTACACCTTCCCGGCCAACCGCGAGGACCTGTCCGTGCTGCGGGTCGTGTGCCGCAACGGCTTCTCGGCCGACCTCGCCGAGCTCCTCACGGAGGACCTGGAGCGCCTCCTGCCGGAGCTGCGCCGGCAGCCGCGCCCCTTCACCCGGGACAAGGACGCGGCCACCAGCTTCCACCACTAG